One Engraulis encrasicolus isolate BLACKSEA-1 chromosome 5, IST_EnEncr_1.0, whole genome shotgun sequence DNA segment encodes these proteins:
- the LOC134448360 gene encoding uncharacterized protein LOC134448360, with protein sequence MPAARVGVAASLLAGLVLLLSGLLSPPVARSQAVTGTQDTDTDFSLCGGCFYQETPPQGLLGEEDGASAAAAEGGHHHGLVQRCHVLPGGRRFASLYNSTCGARVYSALRLSQRDNWGTQDEGEESNGGDGEDSEVPIPALLGGVAAATANPSSSPSSTWDRLISRLVRDAGVARCSGDPDATSSSSPAGADLFVLTGSGGLSQREDGGCQAGVLWSAVCCAAPEDSEAGGAGEEGGSRGFSLGVVKGTGGRGGGGGEQGAGEEEKEKEEEERVVSVQELADLVGVAAIFTGFCGETEMDGEVAEFFTEALQALKKELEDADADTQTESEDVVAAEGEQAAGDMEDTAESPQEQEEVMSATGAQSRSGPVDETAELSPDGVEMENETQSSGSFVGGALMYLLSSSVSLLTTPVRPVVSTVTSLPGQMTYVLGEELAVLSSLPGNTVSLFWNILCGIANWVLSAAGLVVGAGELCCSTVYACTSPLVCSLFGACHDGVAGMGQLTWDGVGIFGGVVDNAWSLSKFFGGTLWDHGEGYVGSVLSELGHQAKTVGLGVGKLLWRGGRGVGNVVGAVGGLAGGTVGSVVENVKEAFGDE encoded by the exons ATGCCTGCTGCTAGGGTCGGTGTTGCTGCGTCACTGCTGGCagggctggtgctgctgctgtcagGCCTGCTGTCACCCCCAGTAGCGCGGAGCCAGGCGGTGACAGGGACGCAGGACACAGACACCGACTTTTCCCTCTGCGGTGGCTGCTTCTACCAGGAGACGCCTCCCCAGGGACTACTGGGCGAGGAGGACGgagcgtctgctgctgctgcggaggGGGGCCATCATCACGGGCTGGTCCAGCGCTGCCACGTCCTGCCCGGTGGGCGCCGCTTTGCTTCCCTCTACAACTCCACCTGTGGGGCCCGCGTGTACTCGGCCCTACGCCTCAGCCAGAGGGATAACTGGGGAACGCAGGATGAAGGAGAAGAG TCCAACGGTGGTGATGGAGAAGACTCTGAGGTGCCCATCCCCGCTCTGCTGGGAGGTGTCGCGGCCGCTACAGCcaatccctcctcttctccctcctccacgTGGGACCGGCTCATCTCCAGGCTGGTGAGAGATGCTGGCGTGGCGCGCTGCTCTGGCGATCCtgatgccacctcctcctcctcccctgcggGGGCGGATCTGTTTGTGCTGACCGGAAGCGGTGGGCTGAGCCAGCGGGAGGATGGGGGCTGCCAGGCGGGGGTGCTGTGGTCAGCAGTGTGCTGTGCCGCTCCGGAGGACTCAGAAGCAGGAGGTGCGGGGGAGGAGGGTGGTAGCAGAGGCTTCAGCCTAGGGGTGGTGAAGGGCACAGGAGGTcgcggagggggaggaggagagcagggggcaggggaggaggagaaggagaaggaggaggaggagagggtggtgagTGTCCAGGAGCTGGCGGACTTGGTGGGCGTTGCTGCCATCTTCACCGGGTTCTGTGGGGAGACGGAGATGGACGGCGAGGTGGCCGAGTTCTTCACGGAGGCTCTGCAGGCCTTGAAGAAGGAGCTGGAGGATGCCGACGCTGACACACAAACCGAATCAGAAGATGTAGTAGCAGCAGAGGGTGAGCAGGCAGCTGGTGACATGGAGGACACGGCAGAGTCCCCTCAGGAGCAGGAGGAAGTGATGTCAGCAACGGGAGCCCAGAGCAGATCGGGCCCCGTAGATGAAACCGCCGAGCTGAGTCCCGATGGCGTGGAGATGGAGAATGAGACCCAGAGCTCGGGCTCCTTTGTCGGCGGCGCGCTCATgtacctcctgtcctcctccgtgTCTCTCCTCACCACCCCCGTCCGCCCCGTCGTCTCCACGGTAACCAGCCTGCCCGGTCAGATGACCTACGTCCTGGGGGAGGAGCTGGCCGTGTTGTCCTCGTTGCCCGGCAACACGGTGTCGCTCTTCTGGAACATACTGTGCGGCATTGCTAACTGGGTGTTGTCGGCCGCAGGCCTGGTCGTCGGAGCGGGCGAGCTGTGCTGCTCCACGGTCTACGCCTGCACCTCCCCGCTCGTGTGCAGCCTGTTTGGCGCGTGCCACGACGGGGTGGCGGGCATGGGTCAGCTGACCTGGGATGGGGTGGGGATCTTCGGGGGCGTTGTGGACAACGCCTGGTCCCTCTCCAAGTTCTTTGGGGGGACGCTGTGGGATCACGGCGAGGGCTATGTGGGGTCTGTGCTGTCTGAGCTGGGCCACCAGGCCAAGACTGTGGGGCTGGGAGTGGGCAAGCTGCTGTGGCGAGGGGGCAGGGGAGTGGGGAACGTGGTGGGGGCGGTGGGAGGCTTGGCTGGGGGCACGGTAGGCTCGGTGGTAGAGAATGTAAAAGAGGCCTTTGGGGACGAGTGA
- the nkd2b gene encoding protein naked cuticle homolog 2-like isoform X1, protein MGKLQSKHACKRRENPEGDSFVVNAFISRRGAEECERYSALDHKLKNIQEVPGGELKESQFIQHHCPLEVVLPPEKAEGCESLLQYLHAGDGEREAPRESAKGKKRISLDDLECDVSVEDDNRQEWVFTLYDFDNSGKVTKEDMSSLMHTIYDVVDASVNHSGHSKSKTLRVKLTVTPEPGTRRRRETISTGAERETGRCHTEENRKNFTHARGQSENPEGHHYCVDENTERRNHYLDLAGIENYTSRFEAVPEPPTPRGPHPQSRSRSQEPEAQQHAAAATAHQRRSQVIGEYCTAVEPRNSRGLPFLKSPKGVGKGMAALLSGANANPSGSGGGGKSGRCHGGYHAPLHHSASAGSHGGQDVYHLTQQQQQQQAQGNLHHQHQHQHPLQHSHSKRLRNKTRDGLSPAKGPQHQHQHQHQHQHQQQQPLSPQQQQHQQHQQSAPLPSSPPGLEREQQPPAVLPGSPGGFVVPLVQRHEHHHHHEHHHHHHYHHYHQT, encoded by the exons GAGGTGCCGGGCGGCGAGCTGAAGGAGAGTCAATTCATACAGCATCACTGTCCCCTAGAGG tggtctTGCCCCCAGAGAAGGCGGAGGGCTGTGAGAGTCTGCTGCAGTACCTCCATGCTGGGGATGGGGAGCGGGAGGCACCCAGGGAGTCAGCCAAAGGGAAGAAACGCATCAGTCTGGAT GACCTGGAGTGTGACGTCTCTGTGGAGGATGACAACCGCCAGGAGTGGGTCTTCACCCTCTACGACTTTGACAACAGCGGGAAAGTCACCAAGGAG GACATGTCCAGCCTGATGCACACCATCTATGACGTGGTGGACGCCTCGGTCAACCACTCGGGCCACAGCAAGAGCAAGACGCTGCGGGTCAAGCTGACGGTCACCCCGGAGCCCGGCACGCGGCGGAGGAGAGAGACCATCAGCACAGGAGCAG AGCGAGAGACGGGCCGCTGTCACACAGAAGAAAACCGTAAAAATTTCACACACGCCAG AGGTCAGAGTGAGAACCCAGAGGGCCATCACTACTGTGTGGACGAGAACACTGAGAGGAGAAATCACTACCTGGACCTAGCTGGTATCGAGAACTACACCTCGCGCTTCGAAG CTGTGCCGGAGCCGCCCACGCCGAGAGGCCCCCACCCCCAGAGCCGCTCCCGCTCCCAGGAGCCCGAGGCCCAGCAGCacgccgccgccgccactgccCACCAGCGTCGCTCGCAGGTCATCGGGGAGTACTGCACGGCCGTGGAGCCCCGCAACAGCAGAGGCCTGCCGTTCCTCAAGTCCCCCAAGGGGGTGGGCAAAGGCATGGCCGCGTTGCTGAGCGGCGCCAACGCCAACCCGTCCGGCTCCGGGGGAGGAGGCAAGTCGGGCCGCTGCCACGGCGGCTACCACGCGCCCCTGCACCACAGCGCCTCGGCCGGCTCGCATGGTGGCCAAGATGTGTATCACctgacccagcagcagcagcagcagcaggctcaaGGAAACCTCCAccatcagcaccagcaccagcacccgcTACAGCACAGCCACAGCAAGCGGCTGAGGAACAAGACCCGTGACGGCCTCTCCCCGGCCAAGGGCCCCCAGCATCAGcaccaacaccagcaccagcaccagcatcagcaacagcagcCACTGTctccacagcaacagcagcatcagcagcatcaacaGTCGGCTCCCCTGCCCAGCTCTCCCCCGGGCCTGGAGCGCGAGCAGCAGCCCCCCGCAGTGCTGCCCGGCAGCCCGGGTGGGTTTGTGGTGCCCCTGGTGCAGCGGCacgaacaccaccaccaccacgaacaccaccaccatcaccactatcaCCACTACCATCAGACAtga